One stretch of Amycolatopsis sp. NBC_00345 DNA includes these proteins:
- a CDS encoding ABC transporter permease, with amino-acid sequence MKTRNGNLVVGGVLVALVVLAALVSFAWTPYDPVQVDAPDRLLGFSGSHLFGTDKFGRDVFSQLMVGARTTLYVGVVAVGIAAVIGTPLGVLAGLAPRWLGEFVMRVNDLVLAFPALLLAIMFGAVFGADTLTAMVAIGIATIPSFARIARSGTLQVGSSEYVLAARSAGRSRLNIAVRHVLPNISGLLIVQASVSFAIAVLAEAALSFLGFGTRPPTPSWGRMLQESQELLTVHPRLALVPGIAIAVAVLGFNLLGDGLRDRLDPRLAVRA; translated from the coding sequence ATGAAAACACGCAACGGGAACCTGGTGGTCGGCGGCGTGCTGGTGGCGCTGGTGGTGCTGGCCGCGCTGGTGTCGTTCGCCTGGACGCCGTACGACCCGGTGCAGGTCGACGCGCCGGACCGGCTGCTCGGCTTCAGCGGCTCGCACCTGTTCGGCACCGACAAGTTCGGCCGGGACGTGTTCAGCCAGCTCATGGTCGGCGCGCGCACCACGCTGTACGTCGGGGTGGTGGCGGTCGGCATCGCCGCGGTGATCGGGACGCCGCTGGGCGTGCTGGCGGGCTTGGCGCCGCGCTGGCTCGGCGAGTTCGTGATGCGCGTGAACGACCTGGTGCTCGCGTTTCCCGCGCTGCTGCTGGCGATCATGTTCGGCGCGGTGTTCGGCGCCGACACGCTCACGGCCATGGTGGCGATCGGCATCGCGACCATCCCCTCGTTCGCCCGGATCGCGCGGTCCGGGACGCTGCAGGTGGGCAGTAGCGAGTACGTGCTGGCGGCGCGCTCGGCCGGCCGGTCGCGGCTGAACATCGCCGTGCGCCACGTGCTGCCGAACATCTCCGGGCTGCTGATCGTGCAGGCGTCGGTGTCGTTCGCGATCGCCGTGCTGGCCGAGGCGGCGCTGTCGTTCCTCGGCTTCGGCACCCGGCCGCCGACGCCGTCGTGGGGCCGGATGCTGCAGGAGTCGCAGGAGCTGCTCACCGTGCACCCGCGGCTCGCGCTCGTGCCCGGTATCGCGATCGCGGTCGCCGTGCTGGGGTTCAACCTCCTCGGCGACGGCCTGCGCGACCGCCTCGACCCGCGATTGGCGGTCCGGGCATGA
- a CDS encoding ABC transporter ATP-binding protein: MTLAVEHLRVADLVRDVSFEIGAGERVGLIGESGSGKSLTALSVMGLLPDELAASGSVRLNGKELLGASEKDLSRLRGNGLSMVFQEPMTALNPVMRVGRQVTEPFRVHGRRGRSAEELLAAVGLPGTARAYPHQLSGGQRQRVVLAMALATDPSLLICDEPTTALDVTVQAQILALIRSSLPAESALLFITHDLAVVASVCERVLVMLDGEIVEHGSTRSVLTAPQHEYTRRLLAASDLEARR; encoded by the coding sequence ATGACGCTGGCGGTGGAGCACCTGCGGGTCGCGGACCTGGTGCGCGACGTGTCGTTCGAGATCGGCGCCGGCGAGCGCGTCGGGCTGATCGGCGAGTCCGGCTCCGGGAAGTCGCTCACCGCGCTGTCGGTGATGGGGCTGCTGCCGGACGAGCTGGCCGCGTCCGGTTCGGTGCGGCTGAACGGGAAAGAGCTGCTGGGAGCGTCCGAAAAGGATCTTTCCCGGCTGCGCGGCAACGGGCTGTCGATGGTCTTCCAGGAGCCGATGACGGCGCTGAACCCGGTGATGCGCGTCGGACGGCAGGTCACCGAGCCGTTCCGGGTGCACGGCCGCCGCGGCCGGTCCGCCGAGGAGCTGCTGGCCGCCGTCGGGCTGCCCGGCACCGCACGCGCGTACCCGCACCAGCTCTCCGGCGGGCAGCGGCAGCGGGTGGTGCTCGCGATGGCGCTGGCCACCGACCCGTCGCTGCTGATCTGCGACGAGCCGACCACGGCGCTCGACGTCACCGTGCAGGCCCAGATCCTTGCCCTGATCCGGAGTTCGCTGCCCGCCGAGAGCGCGCTGCTGTTCATCACGCACGACCTCGCGGTGGTCGCGTCGGTCTGCGAGCGGGTGCTGGTGATGCTGGACGGCGAGATCGTCGAGCACGGTTCCACGCGCTCGGTGTTGACGGCGCCTCAACACGAGTACACGCGGCGACTGCTGGCTGCTTCGGACCTGGAGGCACGGCGATGA
- a CDS encoding ATP-binding cassette domain-containing protein, producing the protein MSVLIEVRDLERRYARRDVHALRGVSFDVEAGQRFGVVGESGSGKSTLVRLLAALDRPTAGTVSFQGRRIDDQPERRLGFLRSELQIVFQDPMGSLDPRMRIRDIVSEPLGRRDPARVAELLDAVGLPADAAMRYPHQFSGGQRQRISIARALAPSPRVLVADEPVSALDVSVRAQILDLLARLVAEYSLTLVFVSHDLGVVRHVCDRVAVMRRGEIVEIGDVEEVYEAPKHEYTRELLAAAPNLRAELARLRGDNDV; encoded by the coding sequence ATGAGCGTGTTGATCGAGGTCCGTGACCTGGAACGGCGGTATGCCCGCCGCGACGTCCACGCGTTGCGCGGGGTGAGCTTCGACGTCGAGGCCGGTCAACGGTTCGGCGTCGTCGGCGAGTCGGGCTCGGGGAAGTCCACCCTGGTCCGGCTGCTGGCCGCGCTGGACCGGCCGACCGCGGGCACGGTGTCGTTCCAGGGCCGCCGGATCGACGACCAGCCCGAGCGACGGCTGGGGTTTCTGCGGTCGGAGCTGCAGATCGTCTTCCAGGACCCGATGGGCTCGCTGGACCCGCGGATGCGGATCCGCGACATCGTCTCCGAGCCGCTCGGCCGTCGTGACCCCGCGCGCGTCGCGGAGCTGCTCGACGCCGTCGGCCTGCCTGCCGACGCGGCCATGCGGTACCCGCACCAGTTCTCCGGCGGGCAGCGGCAGCGGATCTCGATCGCCCGCGCGCTCGCGCCGAGCCCGCGCGTGCTGGTCGCGGACGAGCCGGTGAGCGCGCTGGACGTCTCCGTGCGCGCGCAGATCCTCGACCTGCTGGCGCGGCTGGTGGCGGAGTACTCGCTGACGCTGGTGTTCGTGTCCCACGACCTCGGCGTGGTGCGGCACGTGTGCGACCGCGTGGCGGTGATGCGCCGCGGCGAAATCGTCGAGATCGGCGACGTGGAGGAGGTCTACGAAGCGCCGAAGCACGAGTACACCCGCGAGCTGCTGGCGGCCGCGCCGAACCTGCGCGCCGAGCTGGCCCGGCTGAGAGGAGACAACGATGTCTGA
- a CDS encoding aldehyde dehydrogenase family protein → MSEYPEGLPIGSGWVSTVDHADVVFPYDGSVIGSAPVGTVSLASKAIDEAVAVKREVAALPSRTRRALLNDVALALRSRSEEFEQLLVLETGKPLVDCRVEVARTIVTWEAAAEEVSRLHGETVPLDLLPSGDGLVGFWKRKPIGVVVGIAGFNYPLLLASHKIAPAIAAGCPVVVKPAPQTPLATLWLVHLVRCASPVPSMVQLVTGDAAVGSALVTDRRVGAVSFTGSAAVGHRIARDAAPTKTLLELGSNAALVVAEDADLDAAADAVLRGGFYASGQACISVQRVLVVSSVAEEFTAKVLARLGEVVTGDPRLSDTRVSALIDRRSTERALEWVDKATAAGARVLAGGSVADGVLAPTVLADVPDGVECWDEEVFAPVVCLRTVSDVDEAFAAVNASRYGLHAAVFSRSLRTAFRALDELEVGGVIVNEVPGFRSDTMPYGGVKDSGIGREGPRFAVEELTVTRMAVLRP, encoded by the coding sequence ATGTCTGAGTACCCCGAAGGCCTGCCGATCGGCTCCGGCTGGGTGTCCACAGTGGATCATGCGGACGTCGTGTTCCCTTATGACGGCAGCGTGATCGGCTCCGCGCCCGTCGGCACGGTTTCGTTGGCCTCGAAGGCGATCGACGAGGCGGTGGCGGTGAAGCGGGAGGTGGCGGCGTTGCCGTCGCGGACCCGGAGGGCGCTGCTGAACGACGTCGCTCTTGCGTTGCGCTCCCGTAGTGAAGAGTTCGAACAGCTGCTGGTCCTGGAGACCGGGAAGCCGCTGGTGGACTGCCGGGTCGAGGTCGCGCGCACGATCGTCACGTGGGAGGCCGCGGCCGAAGAGGTGTCGCGGCTGCACGGCGAGACGGTGCCGCTGGACCTGCTGCCGTCGGGCGACGGACTGGTCGGGTTCTGGAAGCGCAAGCCGATCGGCGTGGTCGTCGGGATCGCCGGGTTCAACTACCCGCTGCTGCTGGCGTCGCACAAGATCGCGCCGGCCATCGCGGCCGGCTGCCCGGTGGTCGTCAAGCCGGCGCCGCAGACGCCGCTCGCCACGCTCTGGCTGGTGCACCTGGTCCGGTGCGCGAGCCCGGTGCCGTCGATGGTGCAGCTGGTGACCGGTGACGCGGCGGTCGGCTCCGCGCTGGTGACCGACCGGCGGGTCGGCGCGGTGTCGTTCACCGGCTCGGCGGCCGTGGGGCACCGGATCGCGCGCGACGCGGCGCCCACGAAAACGCTGCTGGAGCTGGGCTCCAACGCCGCGCTGGTGGTCGCGGAGGACGCGGATCTCGACGCGGCGGCGGACGCCGTGTTACGCGGCGGGTTCTACGCGTCCGGCCAGGCCTGCATCTCGGTGCAGCGGGTGCTGGTGGTGTCGTCGGTCGCCGAGGAGTTCACCGCGAAGGTGCTCGCGCGGCTCGGCGAGGTGGTCACCGGCGATCCGCGGCTGTCCGACACGCGGGTGTCCGCGCTGATCGACCGCCGCTCGACCGAGCGGGCGCTGGAGTGGGTCGACAAAGCGACCGCCGCGGGCGCGCGCGTGCTGGCCGGCGGTTCTGTGGCCGACGGGGTGCTGGCGCCGACTGTGCTCGCGGACGTGCCCGACGGCGTCGAGTGCTGGGACGAGGAAGTCTTCGCCCCGGTGGTCTGCCTGCGCACGGTGTCCGATGTGGACGAAGCGTTCGCGGCCGTCAACGCGTCGCGCTACGGGCTGCACGCCGCCGTTTTCAGCCGTTCGCTTCGCACTGCTTTCCGAGCACTGGACGAGCTGGAGGTGGGTGGGGTGATCGTGAACGAGGTGCCGGGGTTCCGGTCCGACACGATGCCGTACGGCGGGGTCAAGGACTCCGGCATCGGGCGTGAGGGGCCGCGGTTCGCGGTCGAAGAGCTGACCGTGACGCGGATGGCGGTGCTGCGGCCGTGA
- a CDS encoding SDR family NAD(P)-dependent oxidoreductase, with the protein MTDYTNLFRLDGRRAVVLGGGSGIGREAARALAAHGAHVVCADRDVEAARETGVAEAYEIDLLDPGAVARAASDLGELDIVVLTAAMNVRKRLLDYTREEFDRVLALNLGATFEVVRAFGAGMVRRGRGSIIGFSSIRGTTVEPGQGPYAATKAGLVQLFRTAAAEFGPSGVRVNAIAPGVVETPLTAQIKASPDWYDAYATKGALGRWARADELAGAVVYLASDASTFVTGSVLAVDGGWTAVDGRFDPPAS; encoded by the coding sequence GTGACGGACTACACGAACCTGTTCCGGCTGGACGGCCGCCGGGCCGTGGTGCTGGGCGGCGGCAGCGGGATCGGCCGCGAGGCCGCGCGGGCGCTGGCGGCGCACGGCGCTCACGTGGTCTGCGCGGACCGTGATGTCGAGGCCGCCCGCGAGACCGGCGTCGCCGAGGCGTACGAGATCGACCTGCTGGACCCCGGCGCGGTGGCGCGGGCAGCGTCGGATCTGGGCGAGCTGGACATCGTGGTGCTGACGGCCGCGATGAACGTGCGCAAGCGGTTGCTGGACTACACCCGCGAGGAGTTCGACCGCGTCCTGGCGCTGAATCTTGGGGCGACGTTCGAGGTCGTCCGCGCGTTCGGCGCGGGGATGGTGCGGCGCGGGCGAGGGAGCATCATCGGCTTTTCCTCGATCCGCGGCACCACCGTCGAGCCGGGCCAGGGACCGTACGCGGCGACGAAGGCCGGTCTCGTGCAGCTGTTCCGGACGGCCGCGGCGGAATTCGGGCCGTCGGGCGTGCGCGTGAACGCGATCGCGCCGGGTGTCGTCGAGACGCCGCTGACCGCGCAGATCAAGGCGAGCCCGGACTGGTACGACGCGTACGCGACGAAGGGCGCGCTCGGCCGCTGGGCGCGCGCGGACGAGCTGGCCGGCGCCGTCGTGTACCTCGCTTCGGACGCTTCGACGTTTGTCACGGGCTCAGTTCTGGCTGTCGACGGGGGCTGGACCGCGGTCGACGGCCGCTTCGACCCGCCCGCTTCCTGA
- a CDS encoding amidase — MTELADLTAVELVAGYRAGTLSPVEVTEAVLARVEAREPELRALYAYDASSAREAAKASEARWQAGEPLGPIDGVPLTLKENIATRGTAVPLGTAATTLTPAPADAPAAARVRESGGVLLAKTTMPDFGMLTSGLSSFHPATRNPWDLSRTPGGSSAGAAAAAAAGYGPLHVGTDIGGSIRLPAGWCGLVGLKPSFGRVPVAPPFLGRVAGPLTRTVADTALLMGVLSAPDPRDHLSLPFEPLDWSVADSRLDGLRVGLQLDPGVGLPVEPDILEAVTAAAHVFEAAGAVVEPVAPFLRRELLDGLDTFLRVRAWSDMSALPESRRAQVLPYIAQWAAGGAEVSGVDTYRGFACIDATSVETLRATAPYDLVLSPVCAVSAPPSDWASPTNDPARPFEHISFTVPYNMSGQPAVSLNCGYTREGQPIGLQIAGPRFADVAVLRAAAAFEGLRPAQREWPVS, encoded by the coding sequence ATGACCGAGTTGGCTGATCTGACCGCTGTCGAGCTGGTGGCGGGCTACCGCGCCGGGACGCTGTCGCCAGTTGAGGTGACTGAAGCCGTCCTCGCGCGTGTCGAGGCGCGAGAGCCGGAGCTGCGCGCGTTGTACGCGTACGACGCTTCGTCGGCGCGCGAAGCCGCGAAGGCGTCCGAGGCGCGTTGGCAGGCGGGCGAGCCGCTGGGCCCGATCGACGGCGTTCCGTTGACACTGAAGGAAAACATCGCGACCCGCGGCACCGCCGTGCCGTTGGGGACGGCCGCGACCACGTTGACGCCGGCGCCGGCAGACGCCCCGGCGGCGGCGCGCGTGCGCGAGTCCGGCGGCGTCCTGCTGGCCAAGACGACCATGCCGGACTTCGGGATGCTGACGTCCGGCCTGTCGAGCTTCCACCCGGCGACGCGGAACCCGTGGGACCTCTCGCGCACGCCGGGCGGCTCCAGCGCGGGCGCCGCCGCCGCGGCCGCCGCGGGCTACGGGCCGCTGCACGTCGGCACGGACATCGGCGGCTCGATCCGCCTGCCCGCCGGCTGGTGCGGCCTGGTCGGGCTGAAGCCGAGCTTCGGCCGGGTGCCGGTGGCCCCGCCGTTCCTCGGCCGGGTGGCCGGGCCGCTGACCAGGACTGTCGCGGACACCGCGCTGCTGATGGGCGTGCTGTCGGCGCCGGACCCGCGTGATCACCTGAGCCTGCCATTCGAGCCGCTCGACTGGTCGGTAGCGGATTCACGGCTCGACGGCCTGCGCGTCGGCCTGCAGCTGGACCCGGGCGTCGGCCTGCCGGTGGAGCCGGACATCCTCGAGGCGGTGACGGCCGCCGCGCACGTGTTCGAGGCCGCGGGCGCCGTCGTCGAGCCGGTGGCGCCGTTCCTGCGCCGCGAACTGCTGGACGGCCTGGACACGTTCTTGCGCGTGCGGGCTTGGTCGGACATGTCGGCGTTGCCGGAGTCCCGACGCGCTCAGGTCTTGCCTTACATCGCGCAGTGGGCGGCCGGCGGCGCGGAGGTGTCCGGAGTGGACACTTACCGCGGCTTCGCCTGCATCGACGCGACCAGCGTCGAAACCCTGCGCGCCACCGCCCCGTACGACCTCGTGCTGTCCCCGGTCTGCGCCGTCTCGGCCCCACCGTCGGACTGGGCCTCGCCGACCAACGACCCGGCGCGGCCGTTCGAGCACATCTCGTTCACCGTGCCGTACAACATGTCGGGCCAGCCCGCGGTGTCCCTGAACTGCGGTTATACCCGCGAGGGGCAGCCCATCGGACTCCAGATCGCAGGGCCCCGCTTCGCCGACGTGGCGGTTCTGCGGGCGGCTGCGGCGTTTGAGGGGCTGCGGCCGGCGCAGCGGGAGTGGCCGGTCAGCTGA
- a CDS encoding DUF4276 family protein: MNTGYRRLHLLVEGQTEEIVVNNVLEPHLRDRGWTVTQSIVATKRPASGASHKGGVSSWAKLERDIKLLLGNTDLHVLTTLFDYYAFPADSPGMASRPEGTASRRVEHVEAALSATIADPRFVPHLILHELETWVFAAAEQLGWILPVPGLTERLRDDVRAAGGPELVNDSPDTAPSKRLLKYCEVYSKTNDGPLALADLGIEALRAECPHLDEWLVHLDRRAEQIS; the protein is encoded by the coding sequence ATGAACACCGGGTACCGCCGGCTGCATCTCCTCGTCGAAGGGCAGACCGAGGAGATCGTCGTCAACAATGTGCTGGAGCCGCATCTACGGGATCGCGGCTGGACGGTGACGCAGTCGATCGTGGCCACCAAACGACCGGCCTCCGGCGCCAGCCACAAAGGCGGCGTGAGCAGCTGGGCGAAACTCGAGCGGGACATCAAGCTCTTGCTGGGCAACACCGATCTGCACGTGCTGACGACCCTGTTCGACTACTACGCGTTCCCGGCCGACAGCCCGGGCATGGCCTCCCGGCCGGAAGGCACTGCGAGCCGGCGCGTGGAACACGTCGAGGCCGCGTTGTCGGCCACGATCGCGGACCCCCGGTTCGTCCCGCATCTGATCCTGCACGAACTCGAAACCTGGGTTTTCGCGGCGGCCGAGCAACTCGGCTGGATCCTGCCGGTGCCCGGCCTGACCGAGCGCCTACGAGACGACGTCCGCGCCGCGGGCGGACCCGAGCTGGTGAACGACAGCCCGGACACCGCACCGTCGAAGCGGCTGTTGAAGTACTGCGAGGTCTACTCGAAGACGAACGACGGCCCGCTCGCCCTCGCCGATCTCGGCATCGAAGCGCTTCGCGCCGAGTGTCCGCACCTGGACGAGTGGCTCGTCCACCTCGACAGGCGAGCTGAGCAGATCAGCTGA
- a CDS encoding AAA family ATPase codes for MARQPLKQIRIEGFTSIRSATVDLGRLNILVGANGAGKSNFVQALELLGRIVDSELGLFVGLNGGASALLNNGDSAARIHLELDADPNSYEASLVPAANDELIFEQEVTYFQAEGYDRPYNHVLGRGHRESKLSAEAAEQPGRIASHVIELLEGCKVFHFHDTSADAPVKRLVPTADNLALGKDAGNLAAYLLRLQDSDEPAEQAAYRRIVGAVKLVAPFFREFVLQPEKSDRVRLRWRQQDSDAVFSANQLSDGTLRFICLATLLLQPDLPALVVLDEPELGLHPFAIVQLAGLLTQAAARSQVLIATQSVTLMNQFDVDQLIVVERKDGASEFSRPDLDTLQTWLSEYSLGELWEKNLLGGRPTREDSGRA; via the coding sequence ATGGCCAGACAGCCGCTCAAGCAGATCCGGATCGAGGGGTTCACCTCGATCCGTTCGGCGACCGTCGACCTCGGCCGGCTCAACATCCTGGTCGGCGCGAACGGCGCCGGTAAGAGCAACTTCGTGCAGGCGCTCGAACTGCTGGGCCGGATCGTGGACAGTGAGCTGGGGCTGTTCGTCGGGCTCAACGGCGGCGCCTCGGCCTTGCTCAACAATGGCGACTCCGCCGCCCGGATCCACCTCGAACTGGACGCGGACCCGAATTCGTACGAGGCCAGCCTGGTTCCCGCGGCGAACGACGAGCTGATCTTCGAGCAGGAAGTGACCTACTTCCAAGCGGAGGGCTACGACCGTCCCTACAACCACGTGCTCGGGCGGGGACACCGGGAATCGAAGCTCTCGGCCGAAGCGGCGGAGCAGCCCGGGCGGATCGCCTCCCACGTCATCGAGTTGCTCGAAGGTTGCAAGGTCTTCCACTTCCACGACACCAGCGCCGACGCCCCGGTCAAGCGGCTGGTCCCGACGGCGGACAACCTCGCCCTCGGCAAGGACGCGGGCAATTTGGCCGCGTACCTGCTCCGGCTCCAGGACAGCGACGAGCCCGCCGAGCAGGCCGCCTATCGGCGGATCGTGGGCGCCGTCAAACTGGTGGCCCCGTTCTTCCGGGAATTCGTGCTACAGCCCGAGAAGTCGGATCGGGTCCGGCTCCGTTGGCGCCAGCAGGACTCCGACGCCGTCTTCTCCGCCAACCAGCTCTCCGACGGCACACTCCGGTTCATCTGCCTGGCGACCCTGCTGCTGCAGCCCGACCTGCCCGCCCTGGTCGTGCTCGACGAGCCGGAGCTCGGCCTCCACCCGTTCGCGATCGTGCAGCTGGCCGGGCTGCTCACGCAGGCGGCCGCGCGGAGTCAGGTCCTGATCGCGACCCAGTCCGTGACCCTGATGAACCAGTTCGATGTGGACCAGCTGATCGTCGTCGAACGCAAGGACGGGGCGTCGGAGTTCAGCCGGCCGGACCTCGACACCCTGCAGACCTGGCTGTCCGAGTACTCGCTCGGTGAGCTGTGGGAGAAGAACCTGCTCGGCGGCCGTCCGACCCGAGAGGACTCCGGCCGGGCATGA
- a CDS encoding HpcH/HpaI aldolase/citrate lyase family protein, translating to MTSLQPRRSVLYMPGANERALEKAKTLPADALILDLEDAVAPDAKEAARSRVCAAAASGDYGKREVTIRVNGLETEWHDADLRAAAAAGPAAVVVPKVNSASEVHNIERALELGGAPDHTKIWAMLETPVAMLRAAEIAAASERLTVLVMGTNDLAKELHAEFVPGRGPLLGGLSLCLLAARATGKVILDGVYNDVKDLAGFEAECRQGREYGFDGKTLIHPSQLEPCNRVFAPSAEEIDRSQRIIAAFDEARAAGRGVVTVDGRMIENLHVENARRVLALAEAVGPTDS from the coding sequence ATGACGTCCCTGCAGCCCCGGCGGTCCGTGCTCTACATGCCGGGCGCGAACGAGCGCGCGCTGGAGAAGGCCAAGACGCTGCCCGCCGACGCGCTGATCCTCGATCTCGAGGACGCCGTCGCCCCGGACGCCAAGGAAGCGGCGCGTTCCCGTGTGTGCGCGGCCGCGGCTTCCGGTGACTATGGCAAGCGCGAGGTGACCATCCGCGTCAACGGCCTGGAAACCGAGTGGCACGACGCGGACCTGCGCGCCGCGGCCGCCGCCGGACCGGCCGCCGTGGTGGTGCCGAAGGTGAACTCGGCGAGCGAGGTGCACAACATCGAGCGCGCGCTGGAACTCGGCGGCGCCCCGGACCACACGAAGATCTGGGCGATGCTCGAGACCCCCGTCGCGATGCTGCGCGCCGCGGAGATCGCGGCGGCCTCGGAGCGGCTGACCGTGCTGGTGATGGGCACGAACGACCTGGCGAAGGAGCTGCACGCCGAGTTCGTCCCCGGCCGCGGCCCGCTGCTGGGGGGACTTTCGCTGTGCCTGCTCGCCGCGCGCGCCACCGGCAAGGTGATCCTCGACGGCGTCTACAACGACGTGAAGGACCTGGCCGGCTTCGAGGCCGAATGCCGGCAGGGCCGCGAGTACGGCTTCGACGGCAAGACCCTGATCCACCCGTCGCAGCTCGAACCGTGCAACCGGGTGTTCGCCCCGTCCGCCGAGGAGATCGACCGGTCCCAGCGCATCATCGCGGCCTTCGACGAAGCCCGCGCCGCCGGCCGCGGCGTGGTGACCGTGGACGGGCGGATGATCGAGAACCTCCATGTGGAGAACGCTCGGCGGGTGCTCGCACTGGCGGAGGCGGTCGGCCCTACTGACTCGTGA
- a CDS encoding HpcH/HpaI aldolase/citrate lyase family protein produces the protein MRSPKDFFAPLALGAPEPPRQIPVRPSRMIHFFDPGNEKMAAKVPDLAKKVDVLLGNLEDAVRADRKEAARAGLVSIAKATDFGRTQLWTRVNSLDSPWVLDDLVTLVGEIGDKLDVIMVPKVEGAQDIHYVDRLLAQLEARAGLTKPLLVHAILETASGVGCVEEIAGASPRMQGISLGPADLAASRRMKTTRVGGGHPGYLVRTDPVGEDLTAGRTTYQQDLWHYTVARMVDACAMHGILPYYGPFGDIRDVVACEDQFRNAFLLGCVGAWSLHPVQIDIAKRVFSPSPSDVAWARRVIAEMGDGTGAVMIDGKMQDDASVKQCRVVSELADELAADDPELAAAYDAATKESQS, from the coding sequence ATGCGCTCGCCGAAGGACTTCTTCGCCCCGCTCGCCCTCGGGGCGCCCGAACCGCCGCGGCAGATCCCGGTCCGCCCGTCGCGCATGATCCACTTCTTCGATCCCGGCAACGAGAAGATGGCCGCGAAGGTGCCGGACCTCGCGAAGAAGGTCGACGTCCTGCTCGGCAATCTCGAGGACGCCGTGCGCGCCGACCGCAAGGAGGCCGCGCGCGCCGGGCTCGTCTCGATCGCGAAGGCCACCGACTTCGGCCGCACGCAGCTGTGGACGCGCGTGAACAGCCTCGACTCGCCGTGGGTGCTCGACGACCTGGTCACGCTGGTCGGCGAGATCGGCGACAAGCTCGACGTGATCATGGTGCCGAAGGTCGAGGGCGCGCAGGACATCCACTACGTCGACCGGCTGCTGGCCCAGCTGGAGGCGCGCGCGGGGCTGACGAAGCCGCTGCTGGTGCACGCGATCCTGGAGACGGCGAGCGGCGTGGGATGCGTCGAGGAGATCGCCGGCGCCAGCCCCCGCATGCAGGGCATCTCGCTGGGCCCGGCCGACCTGGCGGCCAGCCGCCGGATGAAGACCACGCGCGTCGGCGGCGGCCACCCCGGCTACCTGGTGCGCACGGACCCGGTGGGCGAGGACCTGACCGCGGGCCGCACGACCTACCAGCAGGACCTGTGGCACTACACCGTCGCACGGATGGTCGACGCGTGCGCGATGCACGGGATCCTGCCGTACTACGGGCCGTTCGGGGACATCCGCGACGTGGTGGCGTGCGAGGACCAGTTCCGCAACGCGTTCCTGCTCGGCTGCGTCGGCGCGTGGAGCCTGCACCCGGTGCAGATCGACATCGCGAAGCGGGTGTTCTCGCCGTCTCCGTCCGATGTGGCCTGGGCCCGGCGCGTGATCGCCGAGATGGGCGACGGCACGGGCGCGGTGATGATCGACGGCAAGATGCAGGACGACGCCTCGGTGAAGCAGTGCCGCGTGGTCTCGGAGCTGGCCGACGAACTGGCGGCCGACGACCCCGAGCTGGCCGCCGCGTACGACGCCGCAACGAAGGAGTCCCAGTCATGA
- a CDS encoding NAD(P)H-binding protein, with product MRVVIAGGHGQIALRLEKLLSERGDRAAGIVRNPDHEPDLTAVGAETVVLDLEKSDVDAVAAVLDGADAAVFAAGAGPGSGEARKDTVDRGAAALFAEAAERAGVRRFIQVGSMGADNADAPGLDPTFATYLRAKKAAEDDLRGRDLDWTILRPGGLTNESGTGLVKIADHTGRGSVPREDVAATLVGLLDAPATARRTLELISGEASVAEAISAV from the coding sequence ATGCGAGTCGTCATTGCCGGTGGACACGGTCAGATCGCCCTTCGCCTCGAAAAGCTGCTGAGCGAACGGGGTGATCGGGCCGCCGGGATCGTCCGCAACCCGGACCACGAGCCCGACCTGACCGCGGTCGGCGCCGAGACCGTGGTGCTCGACCTCGAGAAGTCCGATGTGGACGCCGTGGCCGCGGTGCTCGACGGGGCCGACGCGGCGGTGTTCGCCGCCGGCGCCGGTCCGGGCAGCGGCGAGGCGCGCAAGGACACCGTCGACCGTGGCGCTGCGGCGCTTTTCGCGGAGGCCGCCGAGCGCGCGGGCGTCCGCCGGTTCATCCAGGTCGGCTCCATGGGCGCGGACAACGCCGACGCCCCCGGCCTCGACCCGACATTCGCCACCTACCTCCGGGCCAAGAAGGCCGCCGAGGACGACCTGCGCGGCCGTGACCTCGACTGGACCATCCTGCGTCCCGGCGGGCTCACCAACGAATCGGGCACCGGGCTGGTCAAGATCGCCGACCACACCGGCCGGGGCAGCGTGCCGCGAGAGGACGTCGCCGCCACGCTGGTCGGCCTGCTCGACGCACCCGCCACCGCGCGCCGGACGCTGGAGCTGATCTCCGGCGAGGCCTCCGTCGCCGAGGCGATCTCGGCCGTATGA